The following proteins are encoded in a genomic region of Methylibium petroleiphilum PM1:
- a CDS encoding DUF1624 domain-containing protein encodes MGGGPLWSPADRHARLDALRGLAIVWMAVFHFCFDLAHFRLIGANFHADPFWLHQRTGIVSLFLFCAGLGQAVALHAGQGGARFWRRWAQIAGCALLVSAGSALMFPRSWISFGVLHGIALMLIVCRFSAGAGRWLWPLGLAAILLPQFVQHPLFDSRLANWVGLVTRRPVTEDYVPLLPWLGVMWWGLAAGRWLIEHRPGWLGGPLPTAARPLAVLGRWSLSFYMLHQPLLIGALMLWLAVR; translated from the coding sequence ATGGGAGGCGGGCCGCTGTGGTCCCCCGCGGACCGGCATGCCCGCCTCGACGCGCTGCGCGGTCTGGCCATCGTCTGGATGGCGGTGTTCCATTTCTGCTTCGACCTGGCCCACTTCCGGCTGATCGGCGCGAACTTCCACGCCGATCCGTTCTGGCTGCACCAGCGCACCGGGATCGTCAGCCTGTTCCTGTTCTGCGCCGGCCTCGGCCAGGCCGTCGCGCTGCACGCCGGCCAGGGCGGGGCGCGCTTCTGGCGCCGTTGGGCACAGATCGCCGGTTGCGCGCTGCTGGTCAGCGCCGGCAGCGCGCTGATGTTCCCGCGCAGCTGGATCAGCTTCGGCGTGCTGCACGGCATCGCGCTGATGCTGATCGTCTGCCGTTTCTCTGCCGGTGCAGGGCGCTGGCTGTGGCCGCTGGGGCTGGCGGCGATCCTGCTGCCGCAGTTCGTGCAGCACCCGCTGTTCGACAGCCGGCTCGCCAACTGGGTCGGCCTGGTGACGCGCCGGCCGGTCACCGAGGACTACGTGCCGCTGCTGCCCTGGCTGGGCGTCATGTGGTGGGGCCTGGCGGCCGGCCGGTGGTTGATCGAGCACCGCCCGGGATGGCTCGGCGGCCCGTTGCCCACCGCAGCCCGACCGCTGGCCGTGCTGGGGCGCTGGAGCCTGAGCTTCTACATGCTGCACCAGCCGCTGCTGATCGGCGCGCTGATGCTGTGGCTGGCCGTGCGGTGA
- the mdtD gene encoding multidrug transporter subunit MdtD, with protein sequence MTDGAAIGERARRMLPWLVAVAFFMQTLDGTIVNTALPAMARDLGESPLRMQAVVIAYMLTVALLIPVSGWLADRFGTRRIFIGAIVVFSVGSAACALSATLGQLAAARVLQGVGGALLLPVGRLAILRVFPKDQLLRTLAFVTIPGLVGPLIGPSLGGWLVEVATWHWVFLINLPVGLVGVVAARRYMPDLRDGAAQRFDLWGYVLFGASIVMISVALQGLGERALGFASSMLLLFAGFAALGGYWLHAARAPQPLFGLGLFSIPTFAVGLIGNLFARLGSGAIPFLMPLFLQVGLAYSPAAAGMSLIPTALGAMLSKTFAEPLIGRLGYRRTLIGNTVLLGLMIASFALVDLETGRWALMLHLAAFGIVNSLQFTAMNTLTLGDLEGRNASAGNSLLSVVMQVSMSLGVAAAAALLVAFGGHTQAQGSAAVVQTFHAAFACIGLMTVCAALVFAQLQTCDAPQAVPRVPDEH encoded by the coding sequence ATGACGGACGGCGCAGCGATCGGCGAACGCGCCCGCCGCATGCTGCCCTGGCTGGTGGCGGTGGCCTTCTTCATGCAGACGCTGGACGGCACCATCGTCAACACCGCGCTGCCTGCGATGGCGCGCGACCTCGGCGAGAGCCCGCTGCGCATGCAGGCCGTCGTGATCGCCTACATGTTGACGGTGGCGCTGCTGATCCCGGTGTCGGGCTGGCTGGCCGACCGCTTCGGAACGCGGCGCATCTTCATCGGCGCGATCGTCGTGTTCAGCGTCGGGTCGGCGGCCTGCGCGCTGTCGGCCACGCTCGGCCAGCTCGCCGCGGCGCGCGTGCTGCAGGGCGTGGGCGGCGCGCTGCTGCTGCCGGTGGGTCGGCTCGCCATCCTGCGTGTGTTCCCCAAGGACCAACTGCTGCGCACGCTCGCCTTCGTCACGATCCCGGGCCTGGTTGGTCCGCTGATCGGTCCCAGCCTGGGCGGCTGGCTGGTCGAGGTGGCCACCTGGCACTGGGTGTTCCTGATCAACCTGCCGGTCGGCCTGGTGGGCGTGGTGGCCGCACGGCGCTACATGCCGGACCTGCGGGACGGCGCGGCGCAGCGTTTCGACCTGTGGGGCTACGTGCTGTTCGGCGCGAGCATCGTGATGATCTCCGTCGCGCTGCAGGGCCTGGGCGAACGGGCGCTGGGGTTCGCGAGCTCGATGCTGCTGCTGTTCGCCGGTTTCGCGGCGCTCGGCGGCTACTGGCTGCATGCGGCGCGCGCGCCGCAGCCGCTGTTCGGGCTCGGGCTGTTCTCGATCCCGACCTTTGCGGTGGGCCTGATCGGCAACCTGTTCGCGCGGCTCGGCAGCGGCGCGATTCCCTTCCTGATGCCGCTGTTCCTGCAGGTCGGGCTCGCCTATTCGCCGGCCGCCGCCGGCATGAGCCTGATCCCGACGGCGCTCGGCGCGATGCTGTCCAAGACCTTCGCCGAGCCGCTGATCGGGCGCCTGGGCTACCGCCGCACGCTGATCGGCAACACCGTGCTGCTGGGGCTGATGATCGCCAGCTTCGCGCTGGTCGATCTGGAGACCGGCCGCTGGGCGCTGATGCTGCACCTGGCCGCGTTCGGCATCGTCAACTCGCTGCAGTTCACCGCCATGAACACGCTGACGCTGGGGGACCTGGAGGGCCGCAACGCCAGCGCCGGCAACAGCCTGCTGTCGGTGGTGATGCAGGTCTCGATGAGCCTGGGTGTCGCGGCCGCCGCCGCGCTGCTGGTGGCGTTCGGCGGACACACGCAGGCCCAGGGATCGGCGGCCGTGGTGCAGACCTTCCACGCGGCCTTTGCCTGCATCGGCCTGATGACGGTCTGCGCTGCGCTCGTCTTCGCGCAGCTGCAGACCTGCGACGCGCCGCAGGCGGTGCCGCGCGTGCCGGACGAGCACTGA
- a CDS encoding peptidylprolyl isomerase, with translation MKPYTLAVRASSIALAAALLAPALAAAQNIAIVNGKPVPKARADALLLQVTKQAQSQGQQLPPETERQVKDEVVLREIFTQAAEKRGVAATPEYKAQMELARQSILIRELFADFQKKNPVTDAEVQAEYDKYKAQAGDKEYRVRHILVETEDEAKALIAQIQGGASFEETAKKSSKDPGSAPNGGDLDWAAPGSFVPEFSNAMVKLEKGKMTEAPIKSQYGFHILKLEDVRDAQFPPLAEVKPQIEQRLSQQKVGAFRDELKSKAKTDYKFE, from the coding sequence ATGAAGCCGTACACCCTTGCCGTTCGCGCATCGTCCATCGCGCTGGCCGCCGCCCTGCTCGCCCCGGCGCTGGCCGCAGCGCAGAACATCGCCATCGTCAACGGCAAGCCGGTCCCGAAGGCGCGCGCCGACGCCCTGCTGCTGCAGGTCACGAAGCAGGCACAGAGCCAGGGCCAGCAGCTGCCGCCCGAGACCGAGCGTCAGGTGAAGGACGAGGTGGTGCTGCGCGAGATCTTCACGCAGGCCGCCGAGAAGCGCGGCGTGGCCGCCACGCCGGAATACAAGGCGCAGATGGAACTGGCCCGCCAGAGCATCCTGATCCGCGAGCTGTTCGCCGACTTCCAGAAGAAGAACCCCGTCACCGACGCCGAGGTCCAGGCCGAGTACGACAAGTACAAGGCCCAGGCCGGCGACAAGGAATACCGTGTGCGCCACATCCTCGTGGAGACCGAGGACGAGGCCAAGGCCCTGATCGCGCAGATCCAGGGCGGCGCGAGCTTCGAGGAAACGGCCAAGAAGTCCAGCAAGGACCCGGGCTCGGCGCCCAACGGCGGCGATCTCGACTGGGCGGCCCCGGGCAGCTTCGTGCCCGAGTTCTCCAACGCGATGGTCAAGCTCGAGAAGGGCAAGATGACCGAGGCACCGATCAAGAGCCAGTACGGCTTCCACATCCTGAAGCTCGAGGACGTGCGCGACGCCCAGTTCCCGCCGCTGGCCGAAGTAAAGCCGCAGATCGAGCAGCGCCTGAGCCAGCAGAAGGTCGGCGCCTTCCGCGACGAACTCAAGAGCAAGGCCAAGACCGACTACAAGTTCGAGTGA
- a CDS encoding BolA family protein, which yields MSEPNVGRTAPAFAPTAAELEAALRDALAPQSLHVSDDSHQHAGHAGAREGGHYSVHLVSERFDGLSRLARHRLVYDAVASWMPRGIHALALTTLTPTEAARSTP from the coding sequence ATGAGTGAGCCGAACGTGGGGCGCACCGCGCCGGCCTTCGCCCCGACCGCGGCCGAGCTCGAGGCCGCGTTGCGGGACGCGCTGGCGCCGCAATCGCTGCACGTCAGCGACGACAGCCACCAGCACGCCGGCCATGCCGGCGCCCGCGAAGGCGGGCATTACAGCGTCCATCTGGTCAGTGAGCGCTTTGACGGTTTGTCACGTCTGGCGCGGCACCGCCTTGTGTATGATGCCGTCGCCTCGTGGATGCCCCGCGGCATTCATGCCCTGGCACTCACCACGCTCACCCCCACCGAAGCGGCCCGCAGCACCCCTTGA
- a CDS encoding septation protein A: MKFLFDLLPIVLFFVAFKVAEGQPDAAAAFASQHFGFLVSGGMVGPKEAPVLLATLVVIVATFAQIGWLLLRGRKVDTMLWVSLGLVTVLGGATVWFHNETFIKWKPSVLYWVMGTAFWLSHAVFRKNLLQTLMGGQLQLPPAVWRNLNFMWIAFFAFMGLANLYVAYSFPTDVWVNFKLFGGVGLMLLFTLAQGLYLSRHIKTEDE; the protein is encoded by the coding sequence ATGAAGTTCCTGTTCGACCTGCTTCCCATCGTCCTGTTCTTCGTGGCCTTCAAGGTGGCCGAAGGCCAACCCGACGCGGCGGCCGCGTTCGCCAGCCAGCATTTCGGCTTCCTGGTCTCCGGCGGCATGGTCGGCCCGAAGGAGGCCCCGGTGCTGCTGGCCACGCTGGTGGTCATCGTGGCCACCTTCGCGCAGATCGGCTGGCTGCTGCTGCGCGGCAGGAAGGTGGACACGATGCTGTGGGTCAGCCTCGGGCTGGTCACGGTGCTCGGCGGCGCCACCGTCTGGTTCCACAACGAGACCTTCATCAAGTGGAAGCCCAGCGTGCTGTACTGGGTCATGGGGACGGCGTTCTGGCTCAGTCACGCCGTGTTTCGAAAGAACCTGTTGCAGACGCTGATGGGCGGCCAGCTCCAGCTGCCGCCGGCGGTGTGGCGCAACCTCAACTTCATGTGGATCGCCTTCTTCGCGTTCATGGGCCTGGCGAACCTCTACGTCGCCTACAGCTTCCCGACCGACGTGTGGGTCAATTTCAAGCTGTTCGGCGGCGTGGGCCTGATGCTCCTGTTCACGCTGGCGCAAGGCCTCTACCTGAGCCGCCACATCAAGACCGAAGATGAGTGA
- the msrB gene encoding peptide-methionine (R)-S-oxide reductase MsrB, translating to MSSTDDKPRKVQKTEAEWRAQLDPMQFEVTRHGATERAFTGKYADHWQEGVYHCVGCNAPLFDSGTKFDAGCGWPSYFQPLRGEIIDRVVDRSHGMVRVEVRCQDCGAHLGHVFPDGPEPTGERYCINSASLGFEPRK from the coding sequence ATGAGTTCCACCGACGACAAGCCCCGCAAGGTCCAGAAGACCGAGGCCGAATGGCGTGCCCAGCTCGACCCGATGCAGTTCGAGGTAACGCGCCACGGCGCCACCGAGCGTGCCTTCACGGGCAAATATGCCGATCACTGGCAGGAAGGCGTGTACCACTGCGTCGGCTGCAACGCGCCGCTGTTCGACTCGGGCACGAAGTTCGACGCCGGCTGCGGCTGGCCCAGCTACTTCCAGCCGCTGCGCGGCGAGATCATCGACCGCGTGGTCGACCGCAGCCACGGCATGGTGCGCGTGGAGGTGCGCTGCCAGGACTGCGGCGCGCACCTCGGCCACGTCTTCCCCGACGGCCCCGAGCCGACCGGCGAGCGCTACTGCATCAACTCGGCCTCGCTGGGCTTCGAGCCCCGGAAATGA
- a CDS encoding protein adenylyltransferase SelO, which yields MQDVSLPELDRPDATPLGLHWRNRYAALGPVFHTRLAAQALPQPHWVATSDSAARLLGWPGDWAERADWQALEVLSGGRTWPGSEPLATVYSGHQFGVWAGQLGDGRALLLGEIDTPNGPMELQLKGAGRTPYSRMGDGRAVLRSSIREFLCSEAMHFLGIPTTRALAVVGSPLPVRRETVETAAVVTRVAPSFVRFGHFEHFAHHGLPEALRTLADFVIDQHHPACREAANPYAALLETVARRTATLLADWQAVGFCHGVMNTDNLSILGLTIDYGPFGFLDGFDPGHVCNHSDHQGRYAYSRQPSVAFWNLHALAQAMLPLIAMGGEVTEATGDLALEAIEPYKHTFSEAMAARLRAKLGLAGERDEDVALADDWLQLMATERADHTITWRRLAQWSPAEPQAVRDLFLDRPAFDAWADRYARRLALDGRAEAERRLQMDRANPKYVLRNHLCENAIRAAQGGDFGETQRLLKVLERPFDEQPEHSAYAEFPPDWAQTLEVSCSS from the coding sequence ATGCAAGATGTTTCCCTGCCGGAGCTCGACCGGCCCGACGCGACGCCCCTCGGCCTGCACTGGCGCAACCGCTATGCCGCACTGGGCCCCGTCTTCCACACGCGACTCGCAGCGCAGGCGCTGCCGCAGCCGCACTGGGTGGCCACCAGCGACAGCGCCGCCCGCCTGCTCGGCTGGCCCGGCGACTGGGCCGAGCGCGCCGACTGGCAGGCGCTGGAGGTGTTGTCCGGCGGACGCACCTGGCCGGGCAGCGAGCCGCTGGCCACCGTCTACAGCGGCCACCAGTTCGGCGTCTGGGCCGGTCAGCTGGGCGATGGCCGGGCCCTGCTGCTGGGCGAGATCGACACGCCGAACGGACCGATGGAGCTGCAGCTCAAGGGCGCCGGCCGCACGCCCTATTCGCGCATGGGCGACGGCCGCGCGGTGCTGCGTTCGTCGATCCGCGAGTTCCTGTGTTCCGAAGCGATGCACTTCCTGGGCATTCCGACGACGCGCGCGCTGGCGGTCGTCGGTTCACCGCTGCCGGTGCGGCGCGAAACCGTCGAGACCGCCGCGGTCGTGACGCGGGTGGCGCCGAGCTTCGTGCGCTTCGGCCACTTCGAGCACTTCGCCCATCATGGCTTGCCCGAAGCGCTGCGCACGCTGGCCGACTTCGTGATCGACCAGCACCACCCCGCCTGCCGCGAGGCGGCCAATCCCTATGCCGCGCTGCTGGAGACGGTGGCGCGCCGTACCGCCACGCTGCTGGCCGACTGGCAGGCCGTGGGCTTCTGCCACGGCGTGATGAACACCGACAACCTGTCGATCCTCGGCCTGACGATTGACTACGGTCCGTTCGGCTTCCTCGACGGTTTCGACCCCGGCCATGTCTGCAACCACTCGGACCACCAGGGCCGTTATGCCTACTCGCGCCAGCCGAGCGTGGCGTTCTGGAACCTGCATGCGCTGGCGCAGGCGATGCTGCCGCTGATCGCGATGGGCGGCGAGGTGACCGAGGCCACCGGCGACCTGGCGCTGGAGGCGATCGAGCCCTACAAGCACACGTTCTCCGAGGCCATGGCGGCGCGGCTTCGCGCCAAGCTCGGCCTCGCCGGCGAACGCGACGAGGACGTGGCGCTGGCCGACGACTGGCTCCAGCTGATGGCCACCGAGCGCGCCGACCACACCATCACCTGGCGCCGGCTGGCGCAGTGGTCGCCGGCCGAGCCGCAGGCGGTGCGCGACCTCTTCCTCGACCGCCCGGCCTTCGATGCCTGGGCCGACCGCTATGCACGTCGCCTCGCGCTCGACGGCCGCGCGGAGGCCGAGCGCCGCTTGCAAATGGACCGCGCGAACCCCAAGTACGTGCTGCGCAACCACTTGTGCGAGAACGCGATCCGTGCGGCACAGGGTGGCGATTTCGGCGAGACACAGCGCCTGCTGAAAGTTCTGGAGCGGCCGTTCGACGAACAGCCGGAGCACTCGGCCTATGCCGAGTTTCCGCCCGATTGGGCGCAAACCCTGGAGGTGTCCTGTTCATCATGA
- a CDS encoding 3-(methylthio)propionyl-CoA ligase: MALLMGQMMQMPLLISSLITHAARHHGDTEIVSKRVEGDVHRCTWVDVELRARKLAQALARLGCEAGDRVGTLAWNGYRHLEIYYASSGSGLVCHTVNPRLFPEQIAWIVNDAEDRVLCFDLTFLPLVEKLAAQLPTVRHFVAMTDRAHMPAQTSVPNLLCFEELVEAENGDYRWPSFDENTASSICYTSGTTGNPKGAVYSHRSSLLHAMAAALPDGMALAARDTVLPVVPMFHVNAWGLPYASALTGCRVVFPGPHLDGKSLYELFEAERVSFSAGVPTVWLGLLTYVKQNGLKFSTFKRTVIGGSACPPAMLKTLEDDYGVEVIHAWGMTEMSPLGTLARLKSKHDALPKEAQRHLQEKQGKVVFGVDMAIVGDDGGMQPWDGKSSGDLLVRGPWVIDRYFKQTASPLHDGWFPTGDVATIDADGYMQITDRSKDVIKSGGEWISSIELENIAMAHPGVHEAAVVAAFHPKWDERPLLVVVPKPGVELTRAQLLAHYEGRIAKWQIPDDVVFVAEIPHTATGKIQKMRLREQLKDHKLPTT; encoded by the coding sequence ATGGCCTTGTTGATGGGGCAGATGATGCAGATGCCGCTGCTGATCTCGTCGCTGATCACGCATGCGGCGCGTCACCATGGTGACACCGAGATCGTTTCCAAGCGGGTCGAGGGTGATGTGCATCGCTGCACCTGGGTCGATGTCGAGCTGCGCGCCCGCAAGCTGGCGCAGGCGCTGGCGCGGCTCGGCTGCGAGGCGGGCGACCGCGTCGGCACGCTGGCCTGGAACGGCTATCGCCACCTCGAGATCTACTACGCCTCGTCCGGCTCGGGGCTGGTGTGCCACACCGTCAATCCGCGGCTGTTCCCGGAGCAGATCGCCTGGATCGTCAACGACGCCGAGGACCGGGTGCTGTGTTTCGACCTGACGTTCCTGCCGCTGGTCGAGAAGCTCGCCGCGCAGTTGCCCACGGTGCGCCACTTCGTCGCGATGACGGACCGCGCCCACATGCCGGCACAAACCAGCGTGCCGAACCTGCTGTGCTTCGAGGAGCTGGTGGAGGCCGAGAACGGCGACTACCGCTGGCCCAGCTTCGACGAGAACACGGCGTCGAGCATCTGCTACACCTCGGGCACGACCGGCAACCCCAAGGGTGCGGTCTACAGCCACCGCTCCAGCCTGTTGCACGCGATGGCGGCGGCGCTGCCGGACGGCATGGCGCTGGCGGCTCGCGACACCGTGCTGCCGGTGGTGCCGATGTTCCACGTCAACGCCTGGGGCCTGCCCTATGCCTCGGCCCTGACCGGCTGCCGGGTGGTGTTTCCCGGCCCGCACCTCGACGGCAAGTCGCTCTACGAGCTGTTCGAGGCCGAACGCGTGAGCTTCAGCGCCGGCGTGCCCACCGTGTGGCTGGGCCTGCTGACCTACGTGAAGCAGAACGGCCTGAAGTTCTCCACCTTCAAGCGCACCGTCATCGGTGGCTCGGCCTGCCCGCCGGCGATGCTGAAGACGCTGGAGGACGACTACGGCGTCGAGGTGATCCACGCCTGGGGCATGACCGAGATGTCGCCGCTGGGCACGCTGGCGCGCCTGAAGTCCAAGCACGACGCGCTGCCCAAGGAGGCCCAGCGCCACCTGCAGGAGAAGCAGGGCAAGGTGGTGTTCGGCGTCGACATGGCGATCGTCGGCGACGATGGAGGCATGCAGCCCTGGGACGGCAAGAGCTCCGGTGACTTGCTGGTGCGCGGGCCGTGGGTGATCGACCGCTACTTCAAGCAGACGGCCTCGCCGCTGCACGACGGCTGGTTCCCGACCGGCGACGTGGCGACCATCGACGCCGACGGCTACATGCAGATCACCGACCGCAGCAAGGACGTCATCAAGTCCGGCGGCGAGTGGATCAGCTCGATCGAGCTGGAGAACATCGCGATGGCGCATCCCGGCGTCCACGAGGCGGCCGTGGTGGCCGCCTTCCACCCGAAGTGGGACGAACGGCCGCTGCTGGTGGTGGTGCCCAAGCCGGGCGTGGAGCTCACGCGGGCGCAGTTGCTGGCGCACTACGAAGGCCGGATCGCCAAGTGGCAGATTCCGGATGACGTGGTGTTCGTCGCCGAGATCCCGCACACCGCCACCGGCAAGATCCAGAAGATGCGGCTGCGCGAGCAGCTCAAGGATCACAAGCTGCCGACCACCTGA
- a CDS encoding branched-chain amino acid ABC transporter substrate-binding protein translates to MRIATWVHQTAVGSLLLLAVGTVAAQKGETVKIAWIDPLSGLMAPVGQNQVRSFQFFAEKFNKDPRLNPAGVRFEIVPFDNKLSPSETVNALKSAVDQGVRYVTQGNGSSVAGAMIDAVAKHNERNPGKEVIYLNHSAVDPDFTNSRCSYWHFRFDADTSMKMEALTTFIKDLPDVKKVYLLNQNYSHGQQVARYAKENLAKKRPDVQVVGEDFHPLAQVRDFAPYIAKIKASGADSVITGNWGSDLSLLMKAANESGYAGRFFTYYTGVTGAPTALGRNFDGRVYQVAYHHYNMPGAMGQWQNEFRQKLNDDFYTGSVVHIYNILSQAMARAKSTEPLKVAAAMEGLKFNSFSGEVEMRKSDHQLQQPLFITVWQQADAKFPYSPENTGMTLAPVKELPAFVSSTPTSCQMKRP, encoded by the coding sequence ATGCGGATCGCGACCTGGGTGCATCAAACGGCGGTCGGTTCGCTGTTGCTGCTGGCCGTGGGCACGGTGGCGGCGCAGAAGGGCGAGACCGTCAAGATCGCCTGGATCGACCCGCTGTCGGGCCTGATGGCCCCGGTGGGCCAGAACCAGGTTCGGAGCTTCCAGTTCTTCGCCGAGAAGTTCAACAAGGATCCCCGGCTCAACCCGGCCGGCGTGCGCTTCGAGATCGTTCCGTTCGACAACAAGCTCAGCCCCAGCGAAACCGTCAACGCGCTGAAGTCCGCGGTGGACCAGGGTGTGCGCTACGTGACGCAGGGCAACGGTTCCTCGGTGGCCGGCGCGATGATCGATGCGGTGGCCAAGCACAACGAGCGCAACCCGGGCAAGGAGGTGATCTACCTCAACCACTCCGCGGTCGACCCCGACTTCACCAACAGCCGCTGCAGCTACTGGCACTTCCGCTTCGACGCCGATACCTCCATGAAGATGGAGGCGCTCACGACCTTCATCAAGGACCTTCCCGACGTCAAGAAGGTCTACCTGCTCAACCAGAACTACTCGCACGGCCAGCAGGTGGCGCGCTACGCGAAGGAGAACCTCGCGAAGAAGCGGCCCGACGTGCAGGTGGTCGGCGAAGACTTCCACCCGCTCGCGCAGGTGCGCGACTTCGCGCCCTACATCGCCAAGATCAAGGCGAGCGGGGCCGACAGCGTGATCACCGGCAACTGGGGCTCCGACCTGTCTCTGCTGATGAAGGCCGCCAACGAGAGCGGCTACGCCGGGCGGTTCTTCACCTACTACACCGGCGTGACCGGCGCGCCCACGGCGCTCGGCCGCAACTTCGACGGCCGTGTCTACCAGGTCGCCTACCACCACTACAACATGCCCGGCGCGATGGGCCAATGGCAGAACGAGTTCCGGCAGAAGCTCAACGACGACTTCTACACCGGCTCGGTGGTCCACATCTACAACATCCTCTCGCAGGCGATGGCGCGGGCGAAGTCGACCGAGCCGCTGAAGGTGGCGGCGGCGATGGAGGGCCTGAAGTTCAACAGCTTCAGCGGCGAGGTCGAGATGCGCAAGTCCGACCACCAGCTGCAGCAGCCGCTCTTCATCACGGTGTGGCAGCAGGCCGACGCGAAGTTCCCGTACAGCCCGGAGAACACCGGCATGACGCTGGCGCCGGTCAAGGAGTTGCCGGCCTTCGTGTCGAGCACGCCCACCAGCTGCCAGATGAAGCGGCCCTAG
- a CDS encoding branched-chain amino acid ABC transporter permease, whose translation MEFFTLSMLNGLSYGLLLFMLSSGLTLIFSLMGVLNFAHASFYMLGAYLGYTIAKGVGFWPALVLAPLAVGVLGALFERACLRRLHRHGHVPELLVTFGLSYVILEVVQLLWGRVALDFQPPAALRGPAFTLVATAGEGLQLLWGAAPAALCSAAGAVCSPFPATRGFMMLVALLMLLALWLLITRTRVGLVIQAALTHPEMAEALGHNVPRVFMGVFGAGAALAGLAGVIGGSTFVTEPAMAATVGSVIFVVVVVGGMGSLPGAFVASLLIGVLQTFAVAVDYSLGALLRSLGLEVGPAAAGNSLLRLTVSQVAPILPYLLLVLVLIFRPRGLLGTREG comes from the coding sequence ATGGAGTTCTTCACCCTCTCGATGCTCAACGGCCTGAGCTACGGGCTGCTGCTGTTCATGCTCAGCTCGGGGCTGACGCTGATCTTCAGCCTGATGGGCGTGCTGAACTTCGCGCACGCCAGCTTCTACATGCTGGGCGCCTACCTGGGCTACACGATCGCCAAGGGGGTCGGCTTCTGGCCCGCGCTGGTGCTGGCGCCGTTGGCGGTCGGAGTGCTCGGGGCGTTGTTCGAGCGCGCCTGCCTGCGCCGCCTGCACCGCCACGGCCATGTGCCCGAGCTGCTGGTGACCTTCGGCCTGTCCTACGTCATCCTGGAAGTGGTGCAGTTGCTGTGGGGGCGCGTCGCGCTCGATTTCCAGCCACCCGCCGCGCTGCGCGGCCCGGCTTTCACGCTGGTGGCGACGGCGGGTGAGGGCCTGCAGCTGCTGTGGGGGGCGGCGCCGGCCGCCCTGTGCAGCGCCGCCGGGGCCGTGTGCTCGCCGTTCCCTGCCACGCGTGGTTTCATGATGCTGGTGGCCCTGCTGATGCTGCTGGCGCTGTGGCTGCTGATCACCCGCACCCGCGTCGGCCTGGTGATCCAGGCGGCACTGACCCACCCTGAGATGGCCGAGGCGCTGGGGCACAACGTGCCGCGCGTGTTCATGGGGGTGTTCGGCGCCGGTGCGGCGCTGGCCGGGCTGGCCGGCGTGATCGGCGGCAGCACCTTCGTCACCGAACCGGCGATGGCGGCTACCGTCGGCTCGGTGATCTTCGTCGTGGTGGTGGTCGGCGGCATGGGCTCGTTGCCGGGCGCCTTCGTGGCGTCGCTGCTGATCGGCGTGCTGCAGACCTTCGCGGTCGCGGTGGACTACTCGCTCGGCGCGCTGCTGCGCTCGCTGGGCCTGGAGGTCGGCCCTGCCGCGGCGGGCAACTCGCTGCTGCGGCTCACGGTCTCGCAGGTCGCACCGATCCTGCCGTACCTGCTGCTGGTGCTGGTGCTGATCTTCCGCCCCCGCGGACTGCTCGGCACGCGGGAAGGCTGA